From a single Theropithecus gelada isolate Dixy chromosome 8, Tgel_1.0, whole genome shotgun sequence genomic region:
- the RECQL4 gene encoding ATP-dependent DNA helicase Q4, with product MERLRDVRERLQAWERAFRRERGRRPSQDDVEAAPQETRALYREYRTLKRTVGQAGGGPRSSELLPVAVEEAPESHCWGPHLNRAATHSPQHTPGRSCQGSVPDYGQRLKANLKRTLQAGPALGRRPWPLGRSSSKTPTPNPPGTGPVPTFAEKVSDEPPQPPGPQPRPGQLQHLQASLSQQLASLDLDWLQRCHSEIPDFLGAPKACRPGLGSEESQLLIPGESAVLGPGAGSPDPEASALQEVSIRAGSPQPSSSRGKKQRRNKELWGSPTQVQQQSSQAGPPSEGAGAVTLEEDPPGEPVQAQPPQPCSSLSTPRYHRFSTSSQARAGKAEGTAHLHISRLARHDRGNYVRLNMKQKRYVQGRALRGRLLRKQAWKQKWRKKGECFGGGGATVTIKESCFLNEQFDHWAPQCPQPVSEEDTDPAGPESLVPAPQPVPGVPGLASTMLPLYSLGPSGQLAETPAEVFQALEQLGHEAFRPGQERAVMRILSGISTLLVLPTGAGKSLCYQLPALLYARRSPCLTLVISPLLSLMDDQVSGLPPCLKAACIHSGMTRKQRESVLQKVRAAQVHVLMLTPEALVGAGGLSPATQLPPVAFACIDEVHCLSQWSHNFRPCYLRVCRVLRERMGVHCFLGLTATATRRTASDVAQHLAVNEEPGLHGPAPVPANLHLSVSMDRDTDQALLTLLQGKRFRNLDSIIIYCNRREDTERIAALLRTCLHAAQGPGPGGRAPKTTAEAYHAGMCGRERQRVQRAFMQGQLRVVVATVAFGMGLDRPDVRAVLHLGLPPSFESYVQAVGRAGRDGQPAHCHLFLQPQGEDLRELRRHVHANSTDFLAVKRLVQRVFPACTCTRPSPEQEGTMGGERPVPKYSSQEAEELGVHQAAPGPRRTCVGHERALPVQLTVQALDMPEEAIETLLCYLELHPRHWLELLATTYIHCRLSCPGGPAQLQALAHRCPPLAVCLAQRLPEDPGQGSSSVEFDMVKLVDSMGWELASVRRALCQLQWDHEPRTGVQRRTGVLVEFRELAFHLRSPGDLTAEEKDQICDFLYGRVRARERQALARLRRTFQAFHSIAFPSCGPCLEQQDEERSTRLKDLLGRYFEEVEEEAQGPGDMEDTQGPEPGQARLQDWEDQVRCDIRQFLSLRPEEKFSGRAVARIFHGIGSPCYPAQVYGQDRRFWRKYLNLSFHALVRLATEELLRVAC from the exons ATGGAGCGGCTGCGGGATGTGCGCGAGCGGCTGCAAGCGTGGGAACGCGCGTTCCGGCGGGAGCGCGGGCGGCGGCCGAGCCAG GACGACGTGGAGGCGGCGCCGCAGGAGACCCGCG CGCTCTACCGGGAGTATCGTACTCTCAAGCGGACCGTGGGCCAGGCCGGCGGCGGGCCCCGCAGCTCCGAGTTGCTCCCCGTGGCCGTCGAAGAG GCACCAGAGTCCCACTGCTGGGGGCCCCACCTGAATCGGGCTGCAACCCACAGTCCACAACATACGCCAGGGCGGAGCTGCCAGGGGTCGGTGCCGGACTACGGGCAGCGGCTCAAGGCCAACCTGAAACGCACCCTGCAG GCCGGACCAGCCCTAGGCCGCAGACCCTGGCCTCTAGGAAGATCCTCATCCAAGACGCCCACCCCAAATCCCCCAGGCACAGGGCCTGTCCCCACCTTTGCAGAAAAAGTCAGTGATGAGCCTCCACAGCCCCCTGGGCCCCAGCCAAGGCCAGGCCAGCTGCAGCACCTGCAGGCATCCCTAAGCCAGCAGCTGGCCTCCCTAGATCTTGACTGGTTACAGCGATGTCACAGTGAGATCCCAGACTTTCTGGGGGCCCCCAAAGCCTGCAGGCCTGGCCTAGGCTCAGAGGAATCACAGCTTCTGATCCCGGGTGAGTCAGCTGTCCTTGGTCCTGGTGCTGGCTCCCCGGACCCAGAGGCTTCAGCCCTCCAAGAAGTCAGCATCCGTGCAGGGAGCCCCCAGCCCAGCAGCAGTCGAGGCAAGAAGCAGAGACGGAACAAGGAGCTCTGGGGGAGCCCCACACAGGTCCAGCAGCAGAGCAGCCAGGCTGGACCCCCATCGGAGGGGGCTGGGGCTGTCACACTTGAGGAAGACCCTCCAGGGGAACCTGTACAGGCACAGCCACCTCAGCCCTGCAGCAGTTTGTCGACCCCCAGGTACCACAGATTCAGCACCTCCAGTCAAGCTAGGGCGGGGAAGGCTGAGGGCACAGCCCACTTGCACATCTCTAGGCTGGCCCGCCATGACAGGGGCAATTACGTACGGCTCAACATGAAGCAGAAACGCTACGTGCAGGGCCGGGCACTCCGTGGCAGGCTCCTCCGCAAGCAG GCATGGAAGCAGAAGTGGCGGAAGAAAGGGGAGTGTTTTGGGGGTGGTGGTGCCACAGTCACGATCAAGGAGTCTTGTTTCCTGAATGAACAGTTTGATCACTGGGCACCCCAGTGTCCTCAGCCAG TAAGTGAGGAAGACACAGACCCTGCTGGCCCTGAGTCGCTGGTTCCTGCACCACAACCTGTGCCTGGGGTGCCCGGCCTGGCCTCCACCATGCTGCCACTCTACTCCTTGGGGCCCTCAGGGCAGCTGGCAG AGACGCCGGCTGAGGTGTTCCAGgccctggagcagctgggacacgaAGCCTTCCGTCCTGGGCAGGAGCGTGCAGTCATGCGGATCCTGTCTG GCATCTCCACGCTGCTGGTGCTGCCTACAGGTGCCGGCAAGTCCCTGTGCTACCAGCTCCCGGCGCTGCTCTATGCCCGGCGCAGTCCCTGCCTCACGTTGGTCATCTCTCCCCTGCTGTCACTCATGGACGACCAG GTGTCTGGCCTGCCACCGTGTCTCAAGGCAGCTTGCATACACTCGGGCATGACCAGGAAGCAACGGGAGTCTGTCCTGCAGAAG GTTCGGGCAGCCCAGGTACATGTGCTGATGCTGACACCCGAGGCACTGGTGGGGGCAGGAGGCCTCTCTCCAGCCACGCAGCTGCCTCCAGTTGCTTTTGCCTGCATTGATGAGGTCCACTGCCTCTCCCAGTGGTCCCACAACTTCCGGCCCTGCTACCTGCGCGTCTGCAGG GTGCTTCGGGAGCGCATGGGCGTGCACTGCTTCCTGGGTctcacagccacagccacacGCCGCACTGCCAGTGACGTGGCACAGCACCTGGCTGTGAATGAAGAGCCTGGCCTCCATGGGCCAGCCCCAGTTCCCGCCAACCTGCACCTTTCCGTGTCCATGGACAGGGACACAGACCAG GCACTGTTGACACTGCTGCAAGGCAAACGTTTTCGAAACCTGGATTCCATTATCATTTACTGCAACCGGCGCGAAGACACGGAGCGGATCGCTGCGCTTCTCCGAACCTGCCTGCATGcagcccagggcccagggcctgGAG GTCGTGCCCCCAAAACCACGGCCGAGGCCTACCACGCGGGCATGTGCGGCCGGGAACGGCAGCGGGTACAGCGGGCCTTCATGCAGGGCCAGTTGCGGGTGGTGGTGGCCACGGTGGCCTTCGGGATGGGGCTGGACCGGCCAGATGTGCGGGCTGTGCTGCATCTGGGGCTGCCCCCAAGCTTCGAGAGCTACGTGCAGGCTGTGGGCCGGGCCGGGCGTGATGGGCAGCCTGCCCACTGCCACCTCTTCCTGCAGCCCCAG GGCGAAGACCTGCGAGAGCTCCGCAGACATGTGCACGCCAACAGCACAGACTTCCTGGCTGTGAAGAGGCTGGTGCAGCGCGTGTTCCCAGCCTGCACCTGCACCAGGCCGTCCCCAGAGCAGGAAGGGACCATGGGTGGAGAAAGACCTGTGCCCAAGTATTcctctcaagaggctgaggagctTGGTGTCCACCAGGCAGCCCCAGGACCCAGAAGGACCTGTGTGGGCCATGAGCGGGCACTCCCAGTACAGCTTACCGTGCAGGCTCTGGACATGCCAGAGGAGG CCATCGAGACTTTGCTGTGCTACCTGGAGCTGCACCCACGCCACTGGCTGGAGCTGCTGGCAACCACCTATATCCATTGCCGTCTGAGCTGCCCTGGGGGCCCTGCCCAGCTCCAGGCCCTGGCCCACAG GTGTCCCCCTTTGGCTGTGTGCTTGGCCCAGCGGCTGCCTGAGGACCCAGGGCAAGGCAGCAGCTCTGTGGAGTTTGATATGGTCAAGCTGGTGGACTCCATGGGCTGGGAGCTGGCCTCTGTGCGGCGGGCTCTCTGCCAGCTGCAGTGGGACCATGAACCCAGGACAG GTGTGCAGCGCAGGACAGGGGTGCTTGTGGAGTTCAGGGAGCTGGCCTTCCACCTTCGCAGCCCAGGAGACCTGACCGCTGAGGAGAAGGACCAGATCTGTGACTTCCTCTATGGCCGTGTGCGGGCCCGGGAGCGCCAGGCCCTGGCCCGTCTGCGCAGAACCTTTCAGGCCTTTCACAG CATAGCCTTCCCCAGCTGTGGGCCCTGCCTGGAGCAGCAGGATGAGGAGCGCAGCACCAGGCTCAAGGACCTGCTCGGCCGCTACTTTGAGGAAGTGGAAGAGGAAGCACAGGGGCCGGGAGACATGGAGGACACGCAGGGCCCTGAGCCAGGGCAGGCCAGA
- the LRRC14 gene encoding leucine-rich repeat-containing protein 14, whose amino-acid sequence MHTLVFLSTRQVLQCQPAACQALPLLPRELFPLLFKVAFMDKKTVVLRELVHTWPFPLLSFQQLLQECAHCSRALLQERPSTESMQAVILGLTARLHTPEPGATTQPLCRKHALRVLDMTGLLDDGVEQDPGTMSMWDCTAAVARTCIAQQQGGATEPGPAPIPVEVRVDLRVNRASYAFLREALRSSVGSPLRLCCRDLRAEDLPMRNTVALLQLLDAGCLRRVDLRFNNLGLRGLSVIIPHVARFQHLASLRLHYVHGDSRQPSVDGEDNFRYFLAQMGRFTCLRELSMGSSLLSGRLDQLLSTLQSPLESLELAFCALLPEDLRFLAQSPHAAHLKKLDLSGNDLSGSQLAPFQGLLQASAATLLHLELTECQLADTQLLATLPILTRCTSLRYLGLYGNPLSMAGLKELLRDSVAQAELRTVVHPFPVDCYEGLPWPPPASVLLEASINEEKFARVEAELHQLLLASGRAHVLWTTDIYGRLAADYFSL is encoded by the exons ATGCACACGCTTGTGTTCTTGAGCACGCGGCAGGTGCTGCAGTGCCAGCCAGCTGCCTGCCAGGCCCTGCCCCTGCTGCCACGCGAACTCTTCCCCCTGCTGTTCAAGGTGGCCTTCATGGACAAGAAGACAGTGGTACTGCGCGAGTTGGTACACACATGGCCCTTCCCGCTGCTCAGTTTCCAGCAGCTGCTACAGGAGTGTGCCCACTGCAGCCGTGCCCTCCTGCAGGAGCGGCCTAGCACTGAGAGCATGCAGGCCGTCATCCTGGGGCTGACTGCCCGGCTCCACACCCCAGAGCCTGGGGCCACCACACAGCCCCTCTGCAG GAAGCATGCGCTGCGGGTGCTGGACATGACAGGCCTCTTGGATGATGGTGTGGAACAGGATCCTGGCACCATGAGCATGTGGGACTGTACTGCTGCGGTGGCTCGCACATGCATCGCCCAGCAGCAGGGGGGCGCCACAGAGCCTGGGCCAGCCCCCATCCCCGTGGAGGTGCGTGTGGACCTGCGGGTGAACCGGGCCTCCTATGCCTTCCTGCGGGAGGCACTCCGAAGCAGCGTGGGCAGCCCACTGCGGCTCTGCTGCCGGGACCTGCGAGCTGAGGACCTGCCCATGCGCAACACTGTGGCCCTGCTGCAGCTTCTGGATGCAGGCTGCCTGCGCCGCGTGGACCTGCGCTTCAACAACCTGGGCCTGCGTGGCCTGTCTGTAATCATCCCACACGTGGCTCGCTTCCAGCACCTGGCCAGCCTGCGGCTCCACTATGTGCATGGGGATTCAAGGCAGCCCTCCGTGGATGGCGAGGACAACTTCCGCTACTTCCTTGCCCAGATGGGCCGCTTCACCTGTCTGCGCGAGCTCAGCATGGGCTCCTCTCTCCTTTCAGGGAGGCTGGACCAGCTGCTCAG CACCCTGCAGAGCCCCCTGGAGAGCCTGGAGTTGGCCTTCTGTGCTCTGTTGCCTGAGGACCTGCGCTTCCTGGCACAGAGCCCCCATGCTGCCCACCTCAAGAAGTTGGACCTGAGTGGTAACGACCTGTCTGGCAGCCAGCTGGCACCCTTCCAGGGTCTGCTGCAGGCATCAGCAGCCACACTGCTGCATCTGGAGCTGACTGAGTGCCAGCTTGCAGACACCCAGCTGTTGGCCACACTACCCATCCTGACTCGGTGCACCAGTCTCCGGTACCTTGGCCTCTATGGCAACCCACTGTCCATGGCGGGCCTCAAGGAGCTGTTGCGGGACTCAGTGGCGCAGGCTGAGCTGCGTACTGTGGTGCACCCCTTCCCTGTGGACTGCTATGAGGGCTTGCCCTGGCCGCCGCCTGCCTCTGTCCTGCTGGAGGCCTCCATCAATGAGGAGAAGTTTGCCCGCGTAGAAGCAGAGTTGCATCAGCTGCTTTTAGCCTCAGGCCGTGCCCATGTGCTCTGGACCACGGACATCTACGGGCGACTGGCTGCAGACTACTTCAGCCTATGA